In Salinarimonas sp., a genomic segment contains:
- a CDS encoding Gfo/Idh/MocA family oxidoreductase encodes MTIEASGQDGSSAARARRLRLGMVGGGRGAFIGGVHRMAARLDDRWTLVAGALSSSPEKARASGADLLLDPARVYADAAAMAQGEATREDRIDAVAIVTPNHAHFEPARAFLEAGFHVICDKPLTTSLEKARELSDLAKAKGVVFAVTHNYTGYPLVREARALVRSGAIGAVRVVQVEYAQDWLATRIEEEGQKQAAWRTDPAQSGPAGAVGDIGSHAFNLAEFVTGEKVARLAAELTTFAPGRRLDDDAHMLLRFKSGARGSLWCSQVAVGEENALTLRVYGETGALAWGQENPNVLVHTPIGEPPRLIRRNGAGASAVSQRVSRIPAGHPEGYLEGFANLYSDIADQIEARLAGREAPDEAREVPTVDDGVRGVAFIEAAVRSAKADARWEAIG; translated from the coding sequence ATGACGATCGAAGCTTCCGGACAGGACGGCTCCTCCGCCGCCCGCGCCCGCCGGCTGCGGCTCGGCATGGTCGGCGGCGGGCGCGGCGCCTTCATCGGCGGCGTCCACCGCATGGCCGCGCGCCTCGACGACCGCTGGACGCTCGTCGCCGGCGCGCTGTCCTCCTCGCCCGAGAAGGCGCGCGCCTCGGGCGCCGACCTGCTGCTCGACCCCGCCCGCGTCTATGCCGACGCGGCCGCCATGGCGCAGGGGGAGGCGACGCGGGAGGACCGCATCGACGCGGTGGCGATCGTCACGCCGAACCACGCGCATTTCGAGCCGGCCAGGGCCTTTCTCGAAGCCGGCTTCCACGTGATCTGCGACAAGCCGCTGACCACCTCGCTCGAGAAAGCCCGCGAGCTCTCCGATCTGGCGAAGGCGAAGGGCGTCGTCTTCGCGGTCACGCACAATTACACCGGCTACCCGCTGGTGCGCGAGGCGCGCGCGCTGGTGCGCTCCGGCGCGATCGGGGCGGTGCGGGTCGTGCAGGTGGAATACGCGCAGGACTGGCTCGCCACGCGCATCGAGGAGGAGGGCCAGAAGCAGGCTGCCTGGCGCACCGACCCGGCGCAGTCCGGCCCCGCCGGCGCCGTCGGCGACATCGGCTCGCACGCCTTCAACCTCGCCGAGTTCGTCACCGGCGAGAAGGTGGCGCGGCTCGCCGCCGAGCTCACCACCTTCGCCCCGGGACGGCGTCTCGACGACGACGCGCACATGCTGCTGCGCTTCAAGAGCGGCGCGCGCGGATCGCTCTGGTGCTCGCAGGTCGCGGTGGGCGAGGAGAACGCGCTCACGCTGCGCGTCTACGGCGAGACCGGCGCCCTGGCATGGGGGCAGGAGAACCCGAACGTCCTGGTGCACACGCCGATCGGCGAGCCGCCCCGGCTGATCCGGCGCAACGGCGCGGGCGCGAGCGCGGTGTCGCAACGGGTGAGCCGCATCCCCGCCGGGCATCCGGAGGGCTATCTCGAGGGCTTCGCCAACCTCTATTCCGACATCGCCGACCAGATCGAGGCCCGGCTCGCCGGCCGCGAGGCGCCGGACGAGGCGCGCGAGGTGCCGACCGTCGACGACGGCGTGCGCGGGGTGGCCTTCATCGAGGCGGCGGTGCGCTCCGCGAAGGCGGACGCGCGCTGGGAGGCGATCGGCTAG
- a CDS encoding sigma-54 dependent transcriptional regulator — translation MRLLIIGRLNGELTAASRIAMNRGAGVVQADDLHQGLAVLRAKGADLIMVDVALSVGELVAALEAERIRTPVVACGTGSDARAAVAAIQAGAKEYIPLPPDADMIAAILEAVVADNAAFVWRDPAMEKVVKMAEQVARSDASVLITGESGTGKEVLARHLHQRSARRSKPFVSVNCAAIPDALLESELFGHEKGAFTGAVARRIGKFEEANGGTLLLDEISEMDVRLQAKLLRALQERVIDRVGGAKPVPVDIRVLATSNRNMAEAVRAGTFREDLFYRLNVVHLRLPALRERPGDIIEIAQHFARKYAQANGLPERGLSHDAKRVVLKNPWRGNVRELENAVHRAVLLATGAEIGPDALMTPEGDALGAEPDAATRAARTAEAVTRQLVGRTVAEVEQDLILDTLDHCLGNRTHAAKILGISIRTLRNKLNEYSSAGVAVPEPGQARAPTAAVG, via the coding sequence ATGCGCCTTCTCATCATCGGACGGCTGAACGGCGAGCTCACCGCCGCCTCGCGCATCGCCATGAACCGCGGCGCCGGCGTGGTGCAGGCGGACGACCTGCACCAGGGTCTCGCGGTGCTGCGCGCCAAGGGCGCCGACCTGATCATGGTCGACGTCGCGCTCTCGGTGGGCGAGCTCGTCGCCGCGCTCGAGGCCGAGCGCATCCGCACCCCCGTCGTCGCCTGCGGCACGGGCTCGGACGCCCGCGCGGCGGTGGCCGCGATCCAGGCCGGCGCGAAGGAATACATCCCGCTGCCGCCCGACGCCGACATGATCGCGGCGATCCTGGAGGCGGTCGTCGCCGACAACGCCGCCTTCGTCTGGCGCGATCCGGCGATGGAGAAGGTCGTCAAGATGGCCGAGCAGGTGGCCCGCTCGGACGCCTCCGTGCTGATCACCGGCGAGAGCGGCACCGGCAAGGAGGTGCTCGCCCGCCACCTGCACCAGCGCTCGGCGCGCCGCTCGAAGCCGTTCGTGTCCGTCAATTGCGCGGCCATCCCCGACGCGCTGCTGGAGAGCGAGCTGTTCGGCCACGAGAAGGGCGCCTTCACCGGGGCGGTGGCCCGGCGCATCGGCAAGTTCGAGGAAGCGAACGGCGGCACGCTGCTCCTCGACGAGATCTCCGAGATGGACGTGCGCCTGCAGGCGAAGCTGCTGCGCGCGCTCCAGGAGCGCGTCATCGACCGGGTCGGCGGCGCCAAGCCCGTGCCCGTGGACATCCGCGTGCTCGCCACATCGAACCGCAACATGGCCGAGGCGGTGCGCGCGGGGACGTTCCGGGAGGATCTGTTCTACCGGCTCAACGTCGTCCACCTGCGCCTGCCGGCCCTGCGCGAGCGGCCCGGCGACATCATCGAGATCGCCCAGCATTTCGCCCGCAAGTACGCGCAGGCGAACGGCCTGCCGGAGCGCGGCCTCTCCCACGACGCCAAGCGCGTCGTGCTCAAGAACCCCTGGCGCGGCAACGTTCGCGAGCTGGAGAACGCGGTGCACCGCGCCGTCCTCCTCGCCACCGGCGCCGAGATCGGGCCCGACGCCCTGATGACGCCGGAGGGCGACGCGCTCGGCGCCGAGCCCGACGCGGCGACCCGGGCGGCGCGTACGGCGGAGGCGGTCACCCGTCAGCTCGTGGGGCGTACGGTGGCCGAGGTCGAGCAGGACCTCATCCTCGACACCCTCGACCATTGCCTCGGCAACCGCACCCATGCGGCCAAGATCCTCGGCATCTCGATCCGCACGCTGCGCAACAAGCTCAACGAATATTCCTCCGCGGGCGTCGCCGTGCCTGAGCCGGGACAAGCGCGGGCGCCGACGGCGGCGGTGGGGTAG
- the fliN gene encoding flagellar motor switch protein FliN — protein MSDEFTLPQLNDEDIGFDADAPTSAESTRDGPVIQRTAADLEQIFDVPVQVSAVLGRARMPVGDLLQIAPGAVLELDRKVGEAVDIFVNNRLVARGEVVLVEERLGITMTEIIKSEH, from the coding sequence ATGAGCGACGAATTCACCCTCCCTCAGCTCAACGATGAGGACATCGGCTTCGACGCCGACGCGCCCACCTCCGCCGAGTCGACCCGCGACGGCCCGGTGATCCAGCGCACCGCCGCCGACCTCGAGCAGATCTTCGACGTGCCCGTGCAGGTCTCGGCCGTGCTCGGCCGCGCTCGCATGCCGGTGGGCGATCTCCTGCAGATCGCGCCCGGCGCCGTGCTCGAGCTCGACCGCAAGGTCGGCGAGGCGGTGGACATCTTCGTCAACAACCGCCTCGTCGCCCGCGGCGAGGTGGTGCTGGTCGAGGAGCGGCTCGGCATCACCATGACCGAGATCATCAAGAGCGAGCATTAA
- a CDS encoding flagellar assembly protein FliH encodes MSPKFVFERDFSRPKGAPSARAEAALAEAEARGHARGVAEGRAQAQAEADAALAETLRRVGEASRALLADADARGAALEGQALAFAETLARTLAGAALERFPMDAVAEVARQAFGHLRGVPHLVVRVNEGLVDDVERLVEQMARERGFDGRLVVLGEPDIARGDARFEWADGGVARDGAAIADEVARSILDAGSEPT; translated from the coding sequence ATGAGCCCGAAATTCGTCTTCGAGCGCGACTTCTCCCGCCCCAAGGGCGCGCCCTCCGCGCGCGCCGAGGCGGCGCTGGCCGAGGCCGAGGCGCGCGGCCACGCCCGCGGCGTCGCGGAGGGCCGCGCGCAGGCCCAGGCCGAGGCCGACGCGGCCCTCGCCGAGACCCTGCGCCGGGTGGGCGAGGCCTCGCGCGCCCTCCTCGCGGACGCCGACGCCCGCGGCGCGGCGCTCGAGGGCCAGGCGCTGGCCTTCGCCGAGACGCTGGCGCGGACGCTCGCCGGGGCGGCGCTCGAGCGCTTCCCGATGGACGCCGTCGCAGAGGTGGCGCGCCAGGCCTTCGGGCACCTGCGCGGCGTCCCGCATCTCGTCGTGCGCGTCAACGAGGGGCTCGTCGACGACGTCGAGCGCCTGGTCGAGCAGATGGCGCGCGAGCGCGGCTTCGACGGCCGTCTCGTGGTGCTCGGCGAGCCCGACATCGCGCGCGGCGACGCGCGCTTCGAATGGGCCGACGGCGGGGTGGCGCGCGACGGCGCGGCCATCGCCGACGAGGTGGCCCGCAGCATCCTCGACGCCGGATCGGAGCCGACATGA
- the fliF gene encoding flagellar basal-body MS-ring/collar protein FliF: MNQALETLSRLGPQRLAIMGVVALALAGFFGFVIMRMAQPDMGVLYADLSLSDAGAVVRELEARGVRYETRADGVILAPRPDLARLRMELAADGLPAGAGVGYEIFDRGDSFSSTSFVQNINQLRALEGELSRTISSLARVEAARVHLAIPERRLFERDREDPRASIVLRVRGELDQAQVRAIRHLVATAVEGLRPDRISIVDEAGRLLADGAVDGLSMAGLAVDETRVGFENRVRAQVEDIVAGIVGRGRTRVQVAAEFDTNRVENRSETFDPDGRVMRSSQSRTDTAVSTQGEAGVTVGNELPGAGDAQGGGARDQQETTEETINYEISRSTRVEMLEGPRLSRLSVAVLVDGVYTTGANGEIAYEPRGQEELERIEALVRTAIGFDPNRGDQVEVVNLRFADAPTPEALPEAPTLVESLLNPTREDVLRAIELGVIFLLTLVVIFTVLRPMLRALKAPPVEMATAAAGGSRNGGGQAAVEGGRTEPGMVADNSATSQMIEMAKVNGQVQQQSLERVADLVKSSPTETVSVLRQWIHERG, from the coding sequence GTGAACCAGGCCTTGGAGACCCTCAGCCGGCTCGGACCGCAACGGCTCGCCATCATGGGCGTCGTCGCGCTGGCGCTCGCCGGCTTCTTCGGCTTCGTGATCATGCGCATGGCGCAGCCGGACATGGGCGTGCTCTACGCCGACCTGTCCCTCTCCGACGCCGGCGCCGTGGTGCGCGAGCTCGAGGCGCGGGGCGTCCGATACGAGACCCGCGCCGACGGCGTCATCCTCGCCCCGCGACCGGACCTGGCGCGGCTGCGCATGGAGCTCGCCGCCGACGGCCTGCCCGCCGGCGCGGGCGTCGGCTACGAGATCTTCGACCGGGGCGATTCGTTCTCCTCGACCAGCTTCGTCCAGAACATCAACCAGCTGCGGGCGCTCGAGGGCGAGCTCTCGCGCACGATCTCGTCGCTGGCCCGGGTCGAGGCGGCGCGCGTCCACCTCGCCATTCCCGAGCGCCGGCTGTTCGAGCGCGACCGGGAGGATCCGCGGGCCTCCATCGTGCTGCGGGTGCGCGGCGAGCTCGACCAGGCCCAGGTGCGCGCCATCCGCCACCTCGTCGCCACCGCCGTCGAGGGCCTGCGCCCGGACCGGATCTCCATCGTCGACGAGGCCGGCCGCCTGCTCGCCGACGGCGCGGTGGACGGGCTCTCCATGGCGGGCCTCGCCGTCGACGAGACCCGTGTCGGCTTCGAGAACCGGGTGCGGGCGCAGGTGGAGGACATCGTCGCGGGCATCGTCGGGCGCGGCCGCACGCGGGTGCAGGTGGCGGCGGAGTTCGACACGAACCGGGTGGAGAACCGCTCGGAGACCTTCGATCCGGACGGGCGCGTGATGCGCTCCTCGCAGAGCCGCACCGACACCGCCGTCTCGACCCAGGGCGAGGCGGGCGTCACCGTCGGCAACGAGCTCCCCGGCGCCGGCGACGCGCAGGGCGGCGGCGCGCGCGACCAGCAGGAGACGACCGAGGAGACGATCAACTACGAGATCTCGCGCTCGACCCGCGTCGAGATGCTGGAGGGGCCGCGCCTGTCCCGTCTCTCGGTGGCGGTCCTCGTCGACGGCGTCTACACCACGGGCGCGAACGGCGAGATCGCCTACGAGCCGCGCGGGCAGGAGGAGCTCGAGCGCATCGAGGCGCTGGTGCGCACGGCCATCGGCTTCGACCCGAACCGCGGCGACCAGGTCGAGGTTGTGAACCTGCGCTTCGCCGATGCGCCGACGCCGGAGGCGCTGCCCGAGGCGCCGACGCTGGTCGAGAGCCTCTTGAACCCGACCCGCGAGGACGTGCTGCGCGCGATCGAGCTCGGCGTGATCTTTCTCCTGACGCTCGTCGTGATCTTCACGGTGCTGCGGCCGATGCTTCGCGCGCTCAAGGCGCCTCCCGTCGAGATGGCGACGGCGGCGGCCGGAGGCTCGCGCAACGGCGGCGGCCAGGCCGCCGTCGAGGGCGGTCGCACCGAGCCCGGCATGGTCGCCGACAACAGCGCCACCTCGCAGATGATCGAGATGGCCAAGGTGAACGGGCAGGTGCAGCAGCAATCGCTCGAGCGCGTGGCCGACCTCGTCAAGTCGAGCCCGACGGAGACCGTCTCCGTGCTGCGGCAATGGATCCACGAGCGAGGCTGA
- a CDS encoding DUF1153 domain-containing protein, translating into MTEPLRSRAKYVIGPDGSPLTIADLPPTNTRRWVIRRKAEVVAAVRGGLLSLEEACQRYTLTTEEFLSWQHSIDQHGLAGLRTTRIQQYRN; encoded by the coding sequence ATGACCGAACCGCTTCGCTCGAGGGCGAAATACGTCATCGGGCCCGACGGCAGCCCGCTGACGATCGCGGACCTGCCGCCCACGAACACCCGTCGCTGGGTGATCCGCCGCAAGGCGGAAGTGGTGGCCGCCGTGCGCGGAGGGCTGCTCAGCCTGGAGGAAGCCTGCCAGCGCTACACGCTGACGACGGAGGAGTTCCTCTCCTGGCAGCATTCGATCGACCAGCACGGTCTCGCCGGCCTGCGCACGACGCGGATCCAGCAATACCGCAACTGA